Proteins from a genomic interval of Microthrixaceae bacterium:
- a CDS encoding Flp family type IVb pilin: protein MLTSFEFISAYLVAKTKTERGASLVEYALLVALIAVVCIAAVTTLGRKAANNFSSVAGAI, encoded by the coding sequence ATGTTGACCAGCTTCGAATTCATCTCCGCCTACCTCGTTGCGAAGACCAAGACCGAGCGGGGCGCCTCCCTCGTGGAGTACGCACTCCTCGTGGCGCTCATCGCCGTGGTCTGCATCGCTGCCGTGACGACCCTCGGCCGTAAGGCCGCCAACAACTTCAGCTCCGTCGCAGGCGCGATCTGA
- a CDS encoding SDR family NAD(P)-dependent oxidoreductase — protein MGLLEGKVAIVTGAGHGIGRGHALELAKHGAKVVVNDLGVSVTGDGGGKDADLTVDIIKARGGEAVGNYENVADFEGAGRMIQQAIDTYGRLDILVNNAGIVRDSTIVKMSEADFDAVFNVHVKGTWGPAKHAAEYWTAQFKETGKPTGGRIINTTSGAGLTGNFGQSNYASAKAAIASMTQTLSLELFKAGVTVNCVGPAAATRITGTMPGAPKVIEPDEVPEDEWNRMDPAVSSPLVAWLASDEADHVTGQVIRAVAENIILMKGWSDGPTINNGSKRWDATKLGAQLATDVFFTRAPGLRY, from the coding sequence ATGGGCTTGCTCGAAGGCAAGGTCGCAATCGTCACCGGTGCCGGTCACGGCATCGGCCGTGGGCATGCGCTGGAGCTTGCCAAGCACGGGGCCAAGGTCGTCGTCAATGACCTGGGGGTCTCGGTCACCGGCGACGGCGGCGGTAAGGACGCCGACCTGACGGTCGACATCATCAAAGCTCGCGGAGGCGAGGCCGTCGGCAACTACGAAAACGTGGCCGACTTCGAAGGTGCCGGACGCATGATCCAACAGGCGATCGACACGTACGGTCGCCTCGACATCCTGGTCAACAACGCCGGCATCGTGCGCGACTCCACCATCGTCAAGATGAGCGAGGCCGATTTCGACGCGGTGTTCAACGTGCACGTCAAGGGAACCTGGGGTCCCGCCAAGCACGCCGCCGAATACTGGACTGCGCAATTCAAAGAGACGGGCAAACCGACCGGTGGCCGCATCATCAACACGACCTCGGGCGCTGGGCTCACCGGCAATTTCGGCCAGAGCAACTACGCCTCTGCCAAAGCCGCGATCGCCTCGATGACCCAGACCCTCAGCCTCGAGCTCTTCAAGGCCGGCGTGACGGTCAACTGTGTTGGCCCAGCGGCAGCGACCCGCATCACGGGCACCATGCCCGGCGCCCCGAAGGTCATCGAACCCGACGAGGTGCCCGAGGACGAGTGGAACCGGATGGACCCGGCCGTAAGTTCTCCGCTGGTGGCCTGGCTGGCCTCCGACGAGGCGGATCACGTCACCGGTCAGGTCATCCGAGCGGTCGCCGAGAACATCATCTTGATGAAGGGCTGGAGCGACGGCCCGACCATCAACAACGGCTCGAAGCGTTGGGACGCCACCAAGCTGGGTGCCCAGCTGGCCACCGACGTGTTCTTCACCCGAGCCCCCGGACTGCGGTACTAG
- a CDS encoding TetR family transcriptional regulator, which yields MLNVASRLAREGGYDAVQMRAVANEADVALGTLYRYFPSKEHLLVSAMLRQIESLHERLAVKPPQGLAAMERLVDVLRRANGALQRQQQFTVAVVRALVSGDELVAPVVRDVRDLMGGIILSALETPDSSEPSVPTQRALLVTEILQEVWLSSLVAWISGVEPASSVDRKLEAAVHLLFGEA from the coding sequence ATGTTGAACGTCGCCTCGCGGTTGGCGCGCGAGGGCGGCTACGACGCGGTGCAGATGCGTGCGGTGGCCAACGAAGCCGACGTCGCGCTCGGGACGCTGTATCGGTACTTCCCTTCTAAGGAACATCTGCTCGTCTCAGCCATGCTTCGTCAGATCGAGTCGCTGCACGAGCGGTTGGCGGTGAAGCCGCCGCAAGGACTAGCGGCGATGGAACGCCTCGTCGACGTGTTGCGTCGCGCGAACGGAGCGTTGCAACGTCAGCAGCAATTCACCGTCGCCGTGGTGCGGGCGCTGGTGTCGGGCGATGAGTTGGTGGCTCCCGTCGTGCGCGACGTGCGCGACCTGATGGGCGGCATCATCCTGTCGGCACTTGAGACCCCCGACTCCTCGGAGCCGTCGGTGCCCACGCAGCGAGCGCTGCTCGTCACCGAGATTCTCCAAGAGGTCTGGTTGTCGTCGCTGGTGGCATGGATCAGCGGAGTCGAGCCGGCGTCGTCGGTGGACCGTAAGCTTGAGGCAGCAGTGCATCTGCTGTTCGGGGAGGCGTAG
- a CDS encoding alpha/beta hydrolase, producing the protein MESPKWEPFERPVPEGVSGIDLPLGRRLKLPRRGTTFYREVPGPTPDAPTVVLLHGWVASGGLNWFNAFAPLSQHFRVIAPDFRGHGRGIKNHRRFTLAACADDTAALCREIGVERAIFCGYSMGGPIGQLIWKRHRDLVEGLVFSATSSMFVPGLQQRLLFASSMALLAGTTRGTQVVTRLPWVVRSHFPKGLREVQTGRPSRIQIWAAQEFRRHDMRLVLEAGTAIATFSSRRWIHEVDVPTTVLLTTKDRAVAPTAQLHLALAIDGAKIQRFDEGHTSPVLESFGDAITGACLSVEQSIRRKRRSSDRSTKRSN; encoded by the coding sequence GTGGAAAGTCCCAAATGGGAGCCGTTCGAGCGGCCGGTGCCCGAAGGCGTGTCGGGTATCGATCTCCCGCTCGGGCGAAGGCTGAAGTTGCCGCGGCGGGGAACCACCTTCTATCGAGAGGTTCCCGGGCCGACCCCGGATGCTCCTACGGTGGTGTTGTTGCACGGATGGGTCGCGTCCGGTGGGCTGAACTGGTTCAACGCCTTCGCACCGCTCAGTCAGCATTTTCGTGTTATCGCACCGGACTTTCGTGGACACGGGCGCGGAATCAAGAATCACCGCAGGTTCACCCTGGCGGCGTGTGCCGACGATACCGCAGCGTTGTGCCGCGAAATCGGCGTCGAACGCGCCATCTTCTGTGGCTACTCGATGGGCGGGCCGATCGGGCAGCTCATCTGGAAACGCCATCGAGACCTCGTCGAGGGGCTGGTGTTCTCTGCGACGAGTTCGATGTTCGTGCCGGGCCTTCAGCAACGCCTGCTGTTCGCCTCATCGATGGCATTGCTCGCCGGCACCACCCGCGGTACCCAGGTGGTCACCAGGCTTCCGTGGGTGGTCCGCTCGCATTTCCCCAAGGGCCTCCGCGAGGTCCAGACCGGACGGCCATCGCGAATTCAGATCTGGGCCGCGCAGGAGTTTCGCCGACACGACATGCGCTTGGTGCTCGAGGCGGGAACCGCTATCGCTACGTTCTCGTCGCGGCGTTGGATTCACGAAGTCGATGTGCCGACCACGGTGTTGTTGACGACCAAGGACCGGGCGGTCGCCCCGACGGCGCAATTGCACCTAGCGTTGGCGATCGACGGTGCGAAGATCCAGCGTTTCGACGAGGGCCACACGTCGCCGGTGCTTGAATCGTTCGGAGATGCAATTACCGGAGCCTGCCTGAGCGTCGAACAGTCGATTCGACGCAAGCGCCGGTCCTCGGACCGGTCGACGAAGAGGAGCAACTGA
- a CDS encoding acyl-CoA synthetase: MAMATELHTYNLADVWEAVSDRVPERVAVISEGREVTYGELEERSNRLAHALYEHGVRAGDHIGAYLVNGIEYFEVMLAAYKLRAVPVNINYRYVKTELEYLFNNSDAVAVVANEEFVERLVETAGAIPKVHTVLIVREGDSAGDLPEGFVDYEEAIAGASADRDFIELVGPRTNDDEYVIYTGGTTGMPKGVVWRHEDIFFAGIGGGDPMRLNGFVSSPAELIDRIIDFEMLTLPLAPMMHAAAQWTSLSWLFCGGKVAMVPGSFDPLKTWQMIETHKVGLVIIVGDAMAKPLIDAWDEHGPFDISSMYAVGSGGAPLNPVYKKRLFEIAPNAMITDGFGSSETGAQGSHRIFPGDETDGKTRFSPMDAGTKVLSDDGREVEAGSGVVGKVALTGHIPLRYYNDEAKTAETFVEVDGTRWVVTGDMATVEADGVITLLGRGNQVINTGGEKVYPEEVESVLRTHPDVFDAVVTGVADERFGQCVCAVVAVVDGAEVTLEGLREYARSELAGYKLPRELVLVDQVVRSPVGKADYVWASTTASAALGSRS, from the coding sequence ATGGCCATGGCCACTGAACTCCACACCTACAACCTTGCTGATGTCTGGGAGGCGGTGTCGGACCGAGTGCCCGAACGCGTCGCAGTCATCAGCGAAGGCCGCGAAGTCACCTACGGCGAGCTCGAAGAGCGCTCAAATCGTCTCGCCCACGCGTTGTATGAACACGGTGTCCGCGCCGGTGATCACATCGGGGCGTATCTCGTCAACGGCATCGAGTACTTCGAGGTGATGCTCGCCGCGTACAAGCTCCGGGCGGTACCGGTGAATATCAACTACCGCTACGTCAAGACGGAGTTGGAGTACCTGTTCAACAACTCCGACGCGGTGGCCGTCGTGGCCAATGAGGAGTTCGTCGAACGCCTCGTGGAGACCGCCGGGGCGATACCGAAGGTGCACACGGTGCTGATCGTTCGCGAGGGCGACTCGGCAGGCGATCTCCCCGAGGGTTTCGTCGACTACGAGGAGGCGATAGCCGGGGCCTCCGCCGACCGCGACTTCATCGAACTTGTCGGGCCCCGAACCAACGACGACGAGTACGTGATCTACACCGGCGGGACCACCGGCATGCCAAAGGGTGTCGTGTGGCGCCACGAGGACATTTTCTTTGCCGGGATCGGTGGTGGAGATCCGATGCGGCTCAACGGGTTTGTGTCCTCGCCGGCAGAACTCATCGACCGCATCATCGACTTTGAAATGTTGACGCTTCCACTGGCTCCGATGATGCATGCAGCCGCGCAGTGGACCTCGTTGTCGTGGCTGTTTTGCGGCGGCAAGGTCGCGATGGTTCCGGGAAGCTTCGATCCGTTGAAGACCTGGCAGATGATCGAGACCCATAAGGTCGGGCTGGTCATCATCGTCGGCGACGCCATGGCGAAGCCACTGATCGATGCTTGGGATGAACACGGCCCCTTCGACATCTCCTCGATGTACGCGGTCGGGTCCGGTGGTGCGCCGCTGAACCCCGTCTACAAGAAGCGACTCTTCGAGATTGCTCCGAATGCGATGATCACCGACGGCTTCGGGTCCTCGGAGACGGGCGCCCAGGGGTCGCATCGAATCTTTCCCGGCGACGAAACCGACGGGAAGACCCGGTTTTCTCCCATGGACGCAGGTACCAAGGTCCTCTCCGACGACGGCCGCGAGGTCGAGGCCGGTTCGGGGGTCGTCGGCAAGGTGGCGCTCACCGGCCACATCCCGCTTCGGTATTACAACGATGAGGCCAAGACCGCCGAAACCTTTGTCGAAGTCGACGGCACGCGTTGGGTGGTGACCGGCGACATGGCCACCGTCGAGGCCGACGGGGTCATCACCTTGTTGGGCCGTGGCAACCAGGTGATCAACACCGGGGGCGAGAAGGTGTATCCCGAGGAGGTCGAGTCGGTGCTGCGCACGCATCCCGACGTGTTCGACGCCGTCGTCACCGGAGTCGCAGATGAACGATTCGGACAGTGTGTTTGCGCGGTGGTCGCCGTCGTCGATGGTGCGGAGGTCACCCTCGAGGGGCTCCGCGAATACGCCCGTTCGGAGCTTGCCGGTTACAAGTTGCCGCGCGAACTCGTTCTGGTCGATCAGGTGGTCCGGTCACCGGTCGGCAAGGCCGACTATGTGTGGGCGTCGACCACAGCGAGTGCCGCGCTCGGCTCACGTTCGTGA
- a CDS encoding CoA transferase has translation MNERPGALAGIKVIELGSLGPGPFCAMMLADHGADVLRVERPGGTTASPIAKSDRFAAWDVMSRGRRSVGIDLKHPQGRDLIKRLAADADVLIEGFRPGVAERLGLGPDDLRDANERLIYGRMTGWGRGGPLSPRAGHDINYLSIAGVAAHIGRNGEVPTPPLNLVADFGGGAMMLAFGICAALVSRSVSGLGQVVDAAMIDGAALLMAPLVGAHAMGFWSEERGTNLLDSGAPFYDFYETSDGGYVSVGAIEPQFFAALVTTLGLDDSWCGRQNDEAAWPALRAELVERFGSRTRDDWAAIFAEVDACVAPVLTMAEAPHHPHNAAMQNWIELGGVRQPAPAPRLERTPAPMPTLPEAPAASTDSKLVDWGVTASEVARLREVGAIG, from the coding sequence GTGAACGAGCGACCCGGTGCGCTTGCCGGGATCAAGGTGATCGAACTCGGTTCGCTCGGGCCGGGGCCGTTTTGCGCAATGATGCTCGCGGATCACGGCGCGGATGTCCTTCGGGTCGAACGGCCGGGCGGCACCACTGCGTCGCCGATCGCCAAGAGCGACCGGTTTGCCGCGTGGGACGTCATGAGCCGCGGTCGTCGCAGCGTGGGAATCGATTTGAAGCACCCGCAGGGCCGCGACCTGATCAAGCGGCTCGCCGCTGACGCGGATGTGTTGATCGAAGGGTTCCGACCCGGGGTTGCCGAACGCCTCGGGCTCGGCCCCGATGACCTCCGCGACGCGAATGAACGGCTGATCTACGGACGGATGACGGGCTGGGGGCGCGGCGGTCCGTTGTCGCCGCGTGCAGGCCACGACATCAACTACCTGTCGATTGCTGGCGTTGCGGCGCACATCGGGCGCAATGGCGAGGTCCCGACCCCGCCATTGAACCTCGTCGCCGATTTCGGCGGCGGTGCGATGATGCTGGCGTTTGGAATCTGCGCGGCATTGGTGTCGCGCTCGGTGAGCGGGCTCGGCCAGGTGGTCGACGCGGCGATGATCGATGGGGCAGCGTTGTTGATGGCCCCACTCGTCGGCGCACACGCGATGGGGTTCTGGTCCGAAGAACGTGGCACGAACCTGCTCGATTCGGGAGCGCCGTTCTACGATTTCTACGAGACCTCCGACGGCGGTTACGTATCGGTCGGGGCCATCGAGCCGCAGTTCTTTGCTGCTCTGGTGACGACGCTAGGGCTCGACGACTCGTGGTGCGGCCGACAAAACGACGAGGCGGCGTGGCCCGCGTTGCGTGCCGAGTTGGTCGAGCGCTTCGGGTCGCGGACTCGCGACGACTGGGCCGCGATCTTCGCCGAGGTCGATGCCTGCGTTGCTCCCGTGTTGACGATGGCGGAGGCCCCACATCACCCCCACAACGCTGCGATGCAGAACTGGATCGAACTCGGCGGAGTGCGACAGCCAGCCCCGGCGCCGCGGCTCGAACGCACCCCTGCCCCCATGCCGACTCTGCCGGAGGCCCCTGCCGCGAGTACCGACTCCAAGCTTGTCGACTGGGGTGTGACGGCGAGCGAAGTGGCGCGGTTGCGTGAGGTTGGGGCGATCGGCTGA